One genomic window of Euleptes europaea isolate rEulEur1 chromosome 8, rEulEur1.hap1, whole genome shotgun sequence includes the following:
- the LOC130482082 gene encoding zinc finger protein OZF-like: MERPPPTPAGPVGHKEQSSCITAAALQACPQQQQDREPLAGPSMAAAAPGSHAGPVRSDSRALLQPGWKGSDDIWRNTNEGEPSQVSSKSAIEGKKLHSCSVCAKNFYQKSSLVHHQRIHTGKKPYQCLDCGRSFSQRSSLTSHQGIHINQKLYKCLECGKRFYWRSGLTSHRKIHTREKPHSCSACGKSFSEKSGLTQHQKIHTGEKPHKCLECGYTFNTSAHFHRHQLSHRGEKPYGCLDCGKTFSRHDTLNYHQRTHKEKELYKYLECGKDFRGSKCLGQRKKIHTGEKLHSCSDCGKNYTLKSSLIQHQINHTGEKPYQCLECGKRFTRKNTLTAHRAFHTKEKLYICLECGNRFIWKRSLASHRKIHTKEKPYSCTACGKSFSQKSSLTRHQKIHTGEKPYKCLECGYTFNNSAHLRRHQLSHTGEKPYGCLDCGKTFGRRDTCNLHQRTHKKKELYKCLDCGKIFCLKSTLTSHHKIHTREVTYCCLVCSKTFSSKSNLTAHQKIHTGEKSYKCLDCGRSFRRSTHCSRHQEIHRREKQYLCMDDTLNHHQRIYKEESV, translated from the exons ATGGAGCGCCCACCTCCAACCCCTGCTGGGCCGGTGGGGCACAAGGAACAGAGCAGCTGCATCACTGCTGCGGCGCTCCAGGCTTgtccacagcagcagcaggaccGGGAACCTCTGGCAGGCCCATCCATGGCAGCAGCGGCACCTGGGAGCCATGCTGGGCCCGTCCGCAGTGACAGCAGAGCCCTTCTGCAGCCAGGCTGGAAGGGGAGCG aTGATATATGGAGGAACACAAATGAGGGAGAGCCATCACAGGTGTCCTCTAAAAGTGCCATAGAGGGCAAGAAACTGCATAGCTGCTCAGTCTGTGCCAAGAACTTTTATCAGAAATCAAGCCTTGTTcatcatcaaagaatccacacagggaagaaaccttaCCAATGCTTGGATTGCGGAAGGAGCTTCAGTCAGAGAAGCAGCTTAACTTCCCATCAAGGAATCCACATAAATCAGAAATTGtacaaatgcttggaatgtggaaagagattctatTGGAGAAGCGGTCTTACTTCTCATCGTAAAAtccacacaagggagaaaccaCATAGCTGCTCAGCATGTGGCAAGAGCTTTTCTGAAAAATCAGGCCTTACTCAACATCAGAagatccacacaggagagaagccacataaatgcttggagtgtggataCACCTTCAACACCAGTGCACACTTCCATCGACACCAATTAAGCCAcagaggagagaaaccatatggaTGTTTGGATTGCGGAAAGACCTTCAGTCGGCATGACACCCTCAATtatcatcaaagaacccacaaagAGAAGGAACTGTATAAATACTTGGAATGTGGAAAGGACTTCAGAGGGAGCAAATGCCTTGGCCAAcgtaaaaaaatccacacaggggagaaactgcATAGCTGTTCAGATTGTGGAAAGAACTACACTCTTAAATCAAGCCTTATTCAACATCAGATAaaccacacaggtgagaaaccttatcagtgcttggagtgtggaaagcgCTTCACTCGGAAAAACACCTTAACTGCCCATCGAGCATTCCACACAAAAGAGAAGTTGTATatatgcttggaatgtggaaacaGATTCATTTGGAAAAGATCTCTGGCTTCTCATCGCAAAATCCACACAAAGGAGAAACCATATAGCTGCACAGCCTGTGGCAAGAGCTTTTCTCAAAAATCAAGCCTTACTCGACATCAGAagatccacacaggagagaagccatataaatgcttggagtgtggataCACCTTCAACAACAGCGCACACTTACGTCGACACCAACTgagccacacaggagagaaaccctatggatgcttggattgtggaaagacgTTTGGTCGGCGTGACACCTGCAAtttgcatcaaagaacccacaaaaAGAAGGAACTGTATAAATGCTTAGACTGTGGAAAGATCTTCTGTTTGAAAAGCACTCTTACTTCTCATCATAAAATCCACACAAGGGAGGTAACATATTGCTGTTTAGTGTGTAGCAAGACCTTCTCTTCTAAGTCAAATCTTACTGCACATCAGAAgatccatacaggagagaaatcatataaatgtttggattgTGGACGCAGCTTCAGACGCAGCACACACTGCAGTCGACACCAAGAAATCCACAGAAGAGAGAAACAATATTTATGCATGGATGATACTCTCAATCACCATCAAAGAATCTACAAAGAAGAATCTGTGTAA
- the SNX16 gene encoding sorting nexin-16: MATPYVPVPIPIGSSTSFATNRNQRRSSLGSISTSSNSSKGQLEDSSNSSFKKMSVPDEIGATSSPCNSPLVRTKFIGMNTSMEYCTQPSEVTTQNTDSGSWDDRPATPTILGYEVMEERAKFTVYKILIKRNPEENWVVFRRYADFSRLNDKLKDMFPGFRLALPPKRWFKDNYNPDFLEDRQLGLQAFLQNLVAHKDIVNCLAVREFLCLDDPPGPFDSLEESRAFCETLEETNYRLQKELAEKQREVEALKNLLHEKEVYIDAMEKRIRDLNVEETRSRKMSGEESECSGEVESSAVEADQGGLTEDKCSEKENQEPSWSSSVAENSVPEIEVAEVACPADEEA, encoded by the exons ATGGCTACCCCATATGTTCCTGTTCCAATTCCCATAGGAAGTTCCACTAGTTTTGCAACGAATAGAAACCAAAGAAGATCATCTCTTGGGAGCATTTCAACAAGTTCAAATTCTTCTAAAGGGCAGCTAGAAGACTCTTCGAACAGTAGCTTTAAAAAGATGAGTGTCCCTGATGAGATTGGTGCCACTTCATCTCCTTGTAATAGCCCACTTGTTAGGACTAAATTTATAGGTATGAACACGTCTATGGAATACTGTACTCAACCATCAGAAGTTACTACACAAAATACAGATTCTGGCAGCTGGGACGATCGACCTGCTACACCTACAATACTAGGGTATGAGGTGATGGAAGAGAGAGCAAAATTTACT GTTTACAAGATCCTTATTAAGAGAAATCCTGAGGAAAACTGGGTGGTTTTCAGAAGGTATGCCGACTTCTCCAGGCTTAATGACAAG CTGAAAGATATGTTTCCTGGTTTTCGATTGGCACTTCCACCAAAGCGCTGGTTCAAGGATAATTACAACCCTGACTTCCTAGAAGACAGACAGTTGGGACTGCAAGCCTTTCTACAGAATTTAGTTGCTCACAAAGACATTGTTAATTG CCTTGCAGTAAGGGAGTTTCTTTGTTTGGATGATCCACCAGGGCCTTTTGATAGCCTGGAAGAGAGCAGG GCTTTTTGTGAGACTCTGGAGGAAACAAACTACCGCCTGCAAAAGGAACTTGCTGAAAAACAAAGGGAAGTGGAGGCTCTAAAAAATCTATTACATGAAAAAGAAGTATACATAGATGCAATGGAGAAAAGGATTAG GGATTTAAATGTAGAGGAAACTAGGTCTCGTAAGATGTCAGGAGAAGAAAGTGAGTGCAGTGGAGAAGTGGAATCTTCTGCAGTAGAGGCAGATCAGGGAGGCCTGACTGAAGACAAATG TTCAGAAAAAGAGAACCAGGAACCATCTTGGAGTAGTTCAGTGGCAGAAAACTCTGTACCGGAAATTGAAGTTGCTGAGGTAGCGTGTCCTGCAGATGAAGAGGCATAA